A stretch of Brachyhypopomus gauderio isolate BG-103 chromosome 3, BGAUD_0.2, whole genome shotgun sequence DNA encodes these proteins:
- the habp2 gene encoding hyaluronan-binding protein 2: MKNQCCGLIIDSWSGGSYNSVQEEREGVGTFLHQAVGTPAEQAVSSAVGVMLPLILLLLGLQGLSQPAGAVEDIIVDIFGAIAEAIVDVFVDDAEETSVDEIDNTIDWLFDLFDLTDRCELYPCENNGTCVNAANGSFRCICPRPFKGKKCQDVEKVCNNVSCGRGECVRIMKEPFYECKCRAPYKPPSCKTPSACVPSPCLNGGTCVKGRLRSKFTCVCPQDYSGKFCEIGPDDCYEGDGASYRGFVSETVSGVECLHWNSYLIPYTDFEEEDDGIGPHNYCRNPDGESQPWCFIRYEDELQWDDCIVSRCPQPASPTLPAGENYTVSADESLLKNFSVCGIPQPTRTLGKIFGGRKAKPGAHPWQASFQIRPRGTTEHFRHNCGGILIDSCWVLTAAHCIHEENEMQVCLGGVDLKKEEKADQIVAVEEYFVHENYTDADEALYNDIALLRLRAVDGMCAKETRFVKTACLPESTFPDGMECSISGYGTTEHSDRGSTQLLDGKVMLIPQKLCMAAHVYGDVLDESMFCAGHMQGGVDSCSGDSGGPLVCNRNETYYVYGVVSWGDSCGKKNKPGLYARVSVFLDWINEKMRPT, from the exons ATGAAGAATCAATGCTGTGGTCTAATAATTGACAGCTGGAGTGGAGGCTCCTATAATAGCgtgcaggaggagagggagggtgtTGGTACCTTCTTGCACCAGGCTGTGGGGACTCCTGCTGAACAGGCGGTGTCCAGTGCTGTCGGTGTCATGCTCCCTCTGATCCTCCTGTTGCTGGGTCTGCAGGGCCTTAGCCAGCCTGCAGGAGCAGTAGAG GACATAATAGTGGATATTTTTGGCGCAATAGCTGAGG CAATTGTTGACGTCTTTGTTGACGACGCTGAAGAAACGTCTGTTGATGAAATTGACAATACCATTGACTGGCTGTTTGACCTCTTTGATCTGACAG ACAGGTGTGAGCTTTATCCCTGTGAGAACAACGGCACGTGTGTCAATGCTGCGAACGGCTCTTTCCGATGCATCTGCCCCCGGCCCTTCAAGGGCAAAAAGTGTCAAGACG TTGAGAAAGTGTGTAACAATGTATCTTGTGGCCGAGGGGAGTGTGTCCGCATTATGAAGGAGCCTTTCTACGAGTGCAAATGCAGAGCTCCCTACAAGCCACCCAGCTGCAAGACGC ctTCCGCTTGCGTCCCGAGCCCCTGTCTGAACGGCGGGACGTGCGTAAAGGGCCGCTTGAGAAGCAAattcacctgtgtgtgtcctcaggaCTACAGTGGGAAGTTCTGCGAGATTG GGCCTGATGACTGTTATGAGGGGGATGGAGCGTCATACAGGGGCTTCGTCAGTGAGACGGTCAGTGGTGTGGAATGCTTACACTGGAACTCCTACCTCATACCATACACTGACTTTGAAGAAGAAGATGACGGCATTGGACCCCATAACTACTGCAG AAACCCAGATGGAGAGAGTCAGCCCTGGTGCTTCATCAGATACGAAGACGAGCTGCAATGGGATGATTGTATTGTGTCGCGCTGTCCTCAGCCAG CTTCCCCAACTCTCCCTGCTGGAGAGAACTACACTGTATCAGCTGACGAGTCCCTTCTGAAGAACTTCTCTGTGTGTGGGATACCCCAGCCTACCAGAACTTTGGGTAAAATCTTTGGAGGGAGGAAGGCCAAACCTGGAGCCCATCCCTGGCAGGCCTCTTTCCAGATACGCCCCAGAGGCACCACTGAACACTTCAGGCACAACTGTGGGGGAATTCTCATTGACTCCTGCTGGGTACTTACTGCTGCTCACTGTAT cCACGAGGAGAATGAGATGCAGGTGTGTCTTGGTGGTGTGGACCTGAAGAAGGAGGAGAAGGCAGACCAGATTGTGGCGGTGGAAGAATACTTTGTCCATGAGAACTACACAGATGCTGATGAAGCCCTGTACAATGACATAG CCCTGCTGAGACTGAGAGCTGTGGACGGCATGTGTGCCAAAGAGACCAGGTTTGTGAAGACCGCTTGCCTGCCCGAAAGCACGTTCCCTGATGGGATGGAGTGCAGCATATCAGGCTATGGGACCACTGAACACA gtGATAGAGGATCCACGCAGCTGTTAGACGGAAAGGTGATGCTCATCCCGCAGAAGCTCTGTATGGCGGCACATGTCTACGGGGACGTCCTGGACGAGAGCATGTTCTGTGCGGGACACATGCAAGGAGGGGTGGACTCCTGCTCG GGAGACTCTGGGGGCCCACTCGTCTGTAATCGGAACGAAACGTATTACGTGTACGGAGTGGTGAGCTGGGGGGACAGCTGTGGTAAGAAGAACAAACCCGGCCTCTACGCCCGCGTCAGCGTGTTCCTTGACTGGATCAACGAAAAGATGCGCCCCACGTAG